From Ananas comosus cultivar F153 linkage group 2, ASM154086v1, whole genome shotgun sequence:
atactattcagATAAcgtccgatcttaaattgaaaaaaaaatctaacctTTATTTTTAGAAGTCAGAAGGTTATTCgcttttgaccgttcatttttcgactcttcgatgaaattgataatgatttttaaaaaattataaaattacgtTTCTAAGTATTTTCAATACAATAGTATAGATTAATCTTAAAGGCGACAATTATCAATTTAGAGTTTCGATCATCCAGAATAACTTGATAAAACAAATTAAGAGAATATATATGTTCCTTAAGAAATGTCCGGCAGATGGTTGAATTCTAGAGAAGTTGAAGTTGTGTGGAGGACAAAATTGTCCTGTGGTGGGGAAAGATCAAATTGGGCTGGTCCATAGGCCGGCCCATGGGCTACATGGGCCTCTTGTTGGGCTGTGTATTGCAATATGGGCCCGCGTCCTCGCGAGCTCGCGTTGGTTCATGTAGATGTGCTGCTGTAGAAGATTGATGACCCCGACGCTCCCGTAGACCGGGTCTTGCACTCGCCAGTACGCCTCCGCCGACATTGCCTCCGCCGCTTGGGCCCGCTGATGCACTGGCAGTTGCTGCAATGTGGATCTTGC
This genomic window contains:
- the LOC109706805 gene encoding LOB domain-containing protein 24-like is translated as MSTSSHNSNNTSPSPIINESNQRRCAACKYLRKRCSRDCVLSPYFPASLPHRFACVHKIFGASNVARTLQQLPVHQRAQAAEAMSAEAYWRVQDPVYGSVGVINLLQQHIYMNQRELARTRAHIAIHSPTRGPCSPWAGLWTSPI